CGCGCTGCTGCCGCGCATCCCGGGCTCGGTCGCGGCGGTGGCGCAGCTCACGGTGCCGGTGATCGCCATGGCCGGCGGCATGGTGTTTCTCGGCGAGGCGCTCACCGCGCGCTTTACCCTCGCGGCGCTGCTGGTGCTGGGCGGTGTGGCGGTGTCGGTGATCCCCTGGCCACCGCGCCGGGCGGCCTGAGACGCGCCGCATGGCGCCCTGCCCCGCTCGCATGCTAGAACGCTCCGAAAGCCAGGGAGACGGCAGGCATGGCGCGGTTCGTGATCGCAACGCTGGGAATGGTGGGGGCGCTGGGTCTGGCGCTCTGGCTCGGCGGGCTCTGGACGCTGCTCGCCCTGCTCTACATCACCGTCTTTACCTTTTTTCTCGACCGTATCGCGGCACTGGCCGCCCCCGACCGGCCCGACAGCGAGTTTCCGGCGGGAGACGGGCTCGCCGCGCTGCTCGGGCTGGTGCATTTCCCGCTGCTCTATGCCGGGGTCTGGGCGGTGGCCGGCGCCGGCGGGCAAAGCGCGGCGGAGCGCGTCGCGCTGTTCTTTGCGCTGGCGCTGTTCTTTGGACAGGTGAGCAATTCCAACGCGCATGAGCTCATTCATCGCGGCAGCCGGCGGCTGCACCGGCTGGGCGTCGCGGTCTATTGCTCGCTGCTTTTCGGGCATCACGTCTCGGCGCATCTGCGGGTGCATCACATCCACGCCGCCACGCCGCAGGATCCCAACTCGGCGCCGCTGGGGCAGAGCTATTATGCCTTTGCCCCGCGCGCCTGGATCGGCAGTTTCCGCGCCGGGCTACGCGCCGAGACCGCGCGGCGCGCCCGCACCGGCAAGGCACGCGGCTGGCATCCCTATCTCACCTACGCCGCCGGCGCGGCGCTGTCGCTGGCGCTCGCGGCGCTGGTCGCGGGCTGGGCCGGGCTGCTGGCGCTGCTGGGGCTGGCGGCCTATGCGCAGGCGCAGCTGCTGCTTTCGGATTACGTACAGCATTACGGGCTGCGCCGCCGCGCGCGCGGCGCCGGGCGCTATGAGCCGGTGGGGCCGCAGCACAGCTGGAACGCGCCGCACGGGTTCTCCTCGGCGCTGACGCTGAACGCGCCGCGTCATTCCGACCATCACGCCCATCCGGCGCGCCCCTATCCGGGGCTAGAGCTCGACCGGGCAGAGATGCCGATCCTGCCGCAATCGCTGCCGGTCATGGCGGTGCTGGCGCTGCTGCCGCCGGTCTGGCGCCGGCTGATGGATCGCCGGGCGCGGCGCTGGCAGGCGGAGACGCTCTGAGGCGCCGGAAACGGAAAAGCAGCCCCGGGGGGCTGCTTTTGTGGGGATACAATGACACTCGTTAGAAGCTTTGTGCGTTTACTCCGCCGCGAAGGCGGTGGCGAACTTGCCGCACCAGTCGCTGGCCTGAACCACCGGCCAGAGGCCACGGCTGTCGGGCTCGGTCTGGCTCACCGGCGGGTTGGCACGGCAGAGCCCGGCATCGTCGAGCTGATGGGTGTTGTTGGCGATGTGATCTTCGTAGAACGCGCAGGTTTTGCAGTTGGCATGGGCCATCTCATGCACTCCTTCCATTCTGGATGAGGAATGACGGCTTGCTGGCGTACGTGCCTGGCGGAGTGCTGGGTGCGTGAGCTTGCTGGCGTCGAAAACGGGTATACGCCCGAGTCGCGCGCATGTCAAATAATTATTTAAAATCAAATAGTTGAGTAAATTTCTCACCCTTAAATACCTGACTCTTCCGCTCACGATCCGCCCGCGCCCCCTTTTCTCTTGCCGCGCGCTCTGGCAGGGTCGGGACATGCGTATCGTCTGTCTTTGCCTGCTGCTGCTTGCCCCGCTGCCACTGGCCGCGGCCCAGCCCATGTCGGCGGCGGAGTTCGAGCGCTATGTCACCGGCAAGACGCTCTATTTCGGCCTCGGCGGCACCGATTACGGGGTCGAGGAATACCTGCCCGGGCGCGAGGTGCGCTGGTCCTTTCTGGACGGCAGATGCAAGGACGGGTTCTGGTACGAAGAGGCGGGGATGATCTGCTTCGTCTATGACGACCAGCCGGCGCCGCAATGCTGGAGCTTTTTCCGCGAGGGCAACGGGCTGCGCGCGGTGTTCGAGAACGACCCGGCGAATACGGTGCTCTACGAGGCACGGCAGGACGATGAGCCGATGATGTGCCTAGGGCCCGAGGTCGGGGTCTGAGGGCGACCTTTGCCGTCGCGCGGGGCGCGCGACGTTTATTGAGTATTTTCAGAAAGATGAAAGGGGCCGGTCAGAACAGGCTGCCCTGCTCCGGCGCCTCCTTCGCCTTGCGCTTCGGGCGCGGCGCGGCGCCGCCCAAAGCCAGGCGACCGTCGGCGAATTCGATCTCGAGCCCGGCGGCGTCCTGCGCCTCGGTTTTGCGGGTGAGAATATGGCCCTCGCCGCTGCGCACCACCGCATAGCCGCGCGCGAGCGTGCCCTTGTAGCTCAGCGTCTCAAGCAGCCGGGACAGCCCGTCGAGCCGCTGGCGCGGGCTGTCGATGCGGCGCAGGCCGGCCTCGCCGAGCCGGGCGGAAAGCGCGTCGAGCCGGTCACGGCCCAGGGCGATCTCGCGGGTGATCGGGCGCAGCGACAGACGGTCGGTGCGGCGACCGAGCGATTCGCGGCCATGGGCGATGACGCGGGTCAGCAGCGAGGGGCGCAGCGCGCCGGCAACATCGGAAAGCGCCACCCGGCGCTGTTCGGTGCCACGGATGAGGCCGCGCGGCAGCCGGTCGGCCAGAAGATCGAGGCGCTGGCGCGGCGTGTCGAGCAGGGTCTCGGCGCGCGGCAGGGCGCGGGAGAGATCGCGCAGCCGCTGGCCGCGCAGCTCGATACGCTGGCCCATGGCGCGGGTCATGCGGCTGCCCGCCTCGCCGGTCCAGGAGAGCAGCTCCATGCGCACCGGCACGGCGATCTCGGCGGCGGCGGTGGGGGTGGGCGCGCGGCGGTCCGAGACATAGTCGATCAGCGTGGTGTCGGTCTCGTGCCCCACCGCCGAGATCAGCGGGATCTCCGAGGCGGCGGCGGCGCGGGCGACGATCTCTTCGTTGAAGCCCCAGAGATCCTCCACCGAGCCGCCGCCGCGCGCGACGATCAGAAGGTCGGGGCGCGGCATGGCGCCGCCGGGGGTGAGCGCGTTGAAGCCCTCGATGGCGCGGGCGACCTCGGGGGCGCAGCTCTTGCCCTGCACCGCCACCGGCCAGATCAGCACCTTGCGGGGAAACCGCTCGCGCAGCCGGTGCAGGATATCGCGGATCACCGCGCCCGAGGGCGAGGTCACCACGCCGATGATCTCGGGCAGATAGGGCAGCGGGCGCTTGCGTTCGGGGGCAAAGAGCCCCTCGGCCTGGAGCTGGGCCTTGCGTTTCTCCAGCATCGCCATCAGCGCGCCGAGCCCGGCCGGGCGGATGTCCTCGATGACGATCTGGTATTTCGACTGCCCCGGGAAGGTGGTGAGGCGGCCCGTGGCGATGACCTCCATGCCCTCCTCCGGCTGGGTCTCGAAGCGCGCGGCAACGCCCTTCCAGGCGACGCCGGAGATCACCGAGCGGTCGTCCTTGAGATCGAGATAGATATGGCCCGAGCGCGGCCGTGACACGCGCCCCACCTCGCCGCGCACCCGGACAAAGCCGAACTCGCCTTCGATCACGCGCTTGACCGCCCCGGAGAGCTCGGAGACCGAGAATTCCGGCGTGTTGCCGCTGTCGTCGTCGAGAAGATCCATGCCGCTGCGCCTCGCCTGTGGTTCGGGCGATGGTAACCGGCGCGACGGATGAGGGAAAGAGCCGGAGGGGGGGCGCGGGGGAGCTTGGCTCCCCCCGCGCCCCCCTCGACACCGACCTGGAGTTGCGGAATGCCGCAAGCGCCGCTAGAGACCTCGCAACGAGCGACGGGCACGGGCGAAAGGCGGCAGGACGATGAACATCCTCATTCTCGGCGGCGGCGGGCGCGAACATGCGCTGGCCTGGGCGGTGATGCAGAACCCCAAATGCGACAAGCTGATCGTGGCGCCGGGCAATGCCGGCATCGCGCAGATCGCCGAATGCGCCAAGCTCGATATCGAAGACGGCGGCGCGGTGGTGGAATTCGCCGGGGAAAACGCCATCGACCTGGTGATCGTCGGCCCCGAGGCGCCGCTCGCCGCCGGGGTTGCGGATGCGCTGCGCGACGCGGGCTTTCCGGTCTTCGGGCCGTCGCAGGAGGCGGCGCGGCTGGAGGCCTCGAAGAGTTTCACCAAGGAGATCTGCGACGCGGCGGGTGCGCCGACGGCGGGCTACGGGCATTTCACCGATGCGGAGAGCGCCAAGGCCCATGTGCGGGCCGAGGGCGCGCCGATCGTGGTCAAGGCCGACGGCCTGGCCGCCGGCAAGGGGGTGATCATCGCCGAGACCGTGGCCGAGGCCGAGGCCGCCATCGACGACATGTTCGGCGGCGCCTTTGGCGGCGCGGGCGCCGAGGTGGTGATCGAGGAGTTCATGACCGGGGAAGAGGCGTCTTTCTTCCTGCTGGTCGACGGCGAGGACGTGCTGCCCATCGGCACCGCGCAGGACCACAAGCGCGTGGGCGAAGGCGATACCGGCCTCAATACCGGTGGCATGGGCGCCTATTCCCCTGCCCCGGTGCTCTCGGACGCGGTGGCGCAAAAGGCGCTGGACGAGATCATCAAGCCCACCATGGCCGAGATGGTGAAGCGCGGCACGCCTTATAGTGGCGTGCTTTATGCCGGGCTGATGATCGAGGACGGTCAGCCGCGGCTGGTGGAATACAATGTGCGCTTCGGCGATCCCGAATGCCAGGTGCTGATGATGCGGCTCGGCGCGCAGGCGCTGGATCTCATTCAGGCCTGCGCCGAGGGGCGTCTGGCAGACGCACAGGTCAACTGGGCCGAGGATCACGCGATGACCGTGGTGCTGGCTGCGAAGGGCTATCCCGGCAGCTATGAGAAGGGCACCGTGATCGGCGGGCTGGGCGCGCTGACCGAGGACAGTTTCCACCAGATGTTCCATGCGGGCACCTCCGAGCAAGACGGCAAGGTGGTCGCCACCGGCGGCCGGGTGCTGAACGCCACGGCGCGCGGCGCGACGCTGGCCGAGGCGGCGGAGCGGGCCTATGCGCTGGTCGATGCGGTGGACTGGCCCGAGGGCTTCTGCCGGCGCGATATCGGCTGGCGGGCGCTCTGACCCGCTGAGCGGGCTGGACGGCGCCTTGACGGCGCCGTGCGGGGGCGCTGCCCCCACGGCGCGGCGGGCCGCGCCTCCCCCGGGATATTTCTCGCCAATGGAAAAAGGACGCGCGGCGCGGGGTGAAACGCCCCGGCAAATCCACGCGAATGTCCGCGAATGGCCGTTTTCTCGCGGTATGGCCGGGTGCGAGAGCAGCCGGACGGGACAGAGATGCGCAGAGGTCTGAAGATGATTGCGGCGGCGGGGGCGATCCTCGTGGCGCTGCCGCTGCTGAAGGATGCGCAGGGCGGACCGTCGCTCTGGCATCGCGCCGAAGCCCGGCAGCGCAATGCCGGCATCGAGGAGGCGCTGGCGCCGCGCGCGCCCTATCAGGCGGGGCTGATGCCGGTGCGCCGCAGCACTGTCAACGATCACGAGATGCGTGCCTTTGCGCGGTTCCGCGTCGAGGCGCTGGTGCTGTCGCGGCACGATTACCGCTTTGACCGCACGGCGGGGTTCAGTTCCACCGATCTCGCGCTCGGCTGGGGGCCGATGTCGACCCCGGCGCGGGTGGAGGAGGTGGAGATCAGCCAGGCGCGGCGGTTCTATTACTGGCGCCCGAAGCCCGGCGCGCAGCTTTCGGCGCGGCAGATCAGGACCTCCAGCGCCAATATGCATCTGGTGTTGCAGAGCGCGGCGCAGCGCGAGGCTCTGAAGCAGATAGGCAAGGGCGATCTGGTGGTGATCGAGGGCTATCTCGTCGATGTGGAAGCCCCGAGCGGCATGCGCTGGCGCAGCTCGCGCACACGCAACGACGCGGGCGCCGGGGCCTGCGAGATCATCCTGGTGGAGACGATCCGGCGGGTGGCGCCTGAGGTAGAGAAGGCGGTCTGAGCCGCGCAAGGCATGAAAAAGGCGGCGCCCGCTACAGGCGCCGCCCTCTGGTCGTATCCCCGGTGCCGCTCAGGCGGCCTTGGCGCTGTTCGAACCGATGAACCAGGCGTCCTTCTCGGCGGTGCGGCTGACCTCGGTGAAGAGGTCGGCGCTGTCTTCGTCACCCGCCTCGCCGGCGGCATTGACCGCCTCGCGCAGCTTGGTCGTATAGGCGTTGAAGCGGCTCACCAGCGCCTGCACATGGTCTTCGAGCGCCACGATCTCGGTCGGATAGGGCTCGAGCGTGGTTTTCTCGGCCACGGTCTGCGAGCTGCCGCGGGCGAAACCGCCCATCATCGACACGCGCTCGGCCATCATGTCCGAGCCCTCGCGCAGGTGGTCGGCGACGTCGTCGAGCATCTCGTGCACGCCGATGAAGCCGGTGCCGCGCAGGTTCCAGTGGGCCTGTTTGACGGCGTTTCCGAGGTCGATCGTGTCGGCGAGCCGGTCGTTCAGCAGGCCGATCATCTCGTTGCGGGCGTTCTCGTTCAGAAAGGGAACAAAATTCTGTGGCATGTGTAACTCCAATCGTCACGTGTGTCTGTCTGCATCGCGCATCCCGGCGCGTGACCGGGTTCCGCCAGACAAACGCGATCAGAGCCGAGGCGGTTCCGAGATGCGCGGGGAAATCACCTCGCGCTCGGTGACGATGAGGTCGAGCGGCTGGTCGTAGGGATCGAAGGGCAGCGCCTCGGCCTCCTGCGCCGCATAGGCAAAGCCGATGGCCAGCGCCGCGCCCTGCCCGCGCAGCAGCGCCAGCGTGCGGTCGTAGAAGCCGCCGCCATAGCCCAGACGCCCGCCGGCGCGGGTGAAGGCGACCAGCGGCACGATCAGGATCTCGGGCGTGACATAGACCGGCGCGGCGGGAATGCGCGCGCCGAAGGGGCCGTCGACCAGCGGCATATCGGGCTCCCAGAGGGCAAAGCGCAGCGGCTCGCCCGGTCCGGTGATGACCGGCACCGAGACCGGGCCATAGGCGCAGGCCTCGGCCATGGCGGGCAGCGGGTCGATCTCGGTGCGGATCGGCATATAGCCCGCCAGCGACACGCCGCGATGGCCCGCCAGCAGCTCCGAGAGCCGCCCCGCGCCGGTGCCGGGATCGGCGGCATGGGCCTCTTTGCGCCGGGCGAAACCCGCCTTGCGGGCCGCCTGTTTGGCCCCGGCCAGCGGATCGGCGCTCACAGCAGCACCAGCACGGCGAGGCCGAGGAAGGCGAAGAAGCCCACCACATCGGTCACCGTGGTCACGAAGGCGCCGGAAGCCAGCGCCGGGTCGACCTTGAGCCGCTCCAGCACCACCGGGATGACGATGCCGGCGAGCCCCGCCACCACGAGGTTGATCACCATCGCCGCCGCGATCACGCCGCCGAGCTGCGCCGAGCCGAACCAGAACAGCCCCACCAGACCCATCACCAGCGCAAAGACCAGCCCGTTGACCAGCCCCACCATGACCTCGCGGCGGATCACCCGCCAGACGTTGGAGCCGGTGAGGTCCTTTGTGGCCAGCGCCCGCACCGCCACGGTCAGCGCCTGGGTGCCGGCATTGCCACCCATCGAGGCGACGATGGGCATCAGCACCGCCAGCGCCACGACCTGCGCGATCGCGGTCTCGAACTGGGCGATGACCAGCGAGGCCAGCACCGCCGTCAGCAGGTTCACCGCCAGCCAGGGAAAGCGCTGTTTGGTGGTCTCCAGCACCGTATCCGAAAGCCGGCTTTCCTCGCCGACGCCGGCGAGGCGCAGGATGTCTTCCTCGTGCTCCTCGTCGAGCACCGCCATGGCGTCGTCGATGGTGATCACGCCCACCAGCCGCTCGTTCTCGTCCACCACCGGCGCCGAGATCAGGTGATACTGGTTGAAGGCATAGGCCACCTCGCCCTCGTCGCGGGTCACCGGGATGACGTGGAAGGTTTCCGAGATCAGCGAGCGCAGCAGCACCTCGCGGCGCGAGGCCATCAGCCGGCCGAGCGTGACATTGCCCACCGGGCGCAGCTTGGGATCGACCAGCACGATGTGATAGAACTGCTCGGGCAGATCCTCGGTGTTGCGCAGATAGTCGATGGCCTCGCCCACGTTCCAGTGTTCGGGCGCCATCACCACCTCGCGCTGCATCAGGCGGCCGGCGGAGAATTCCGGATAGGTCAGCGATTTCTCGACGGCGACCCGGTCGCTGTTGTCCAGAACCTCAAGAATCGCTTCCTGCTGGGCCTCGTCGAGATCTTCGAGCAGGTCGACCACATCGTCGGATTCCAGCTCGCGCACCGCCTCGGCCAGAACCTCCGGGTGCAGCGCGTTGATCACCTCCTCGCGGATCGATTCGTCGAGCTCGGACAGGATATCGCCGTCGAATTCCTTGCCGTAGAGCTTGATCAGACGCATCCGGTCGAAGGCGTTGATCTGCTCCAGAAGGTCGGCGATGTCGGCGGCGTGCAGCGGCTCCATCAGCGCCACGAGCTTTTCGCGGTCGCCGATATCCACCGCGTAGAGGATCGCCGCCACATCCTTGCGCTGAAGGCTGTAGGCGTCGTCTTCGTCGCGCTCTTCGTCCGGGACGGCCTGTTCGGTCTCTTCGGTCATCGCTGCTCCGCTGCCTGCCGTTTGGCCAAAGCTTAGGATATCGCGGCGCCGAGCAACAGGGCGCATTGCGCTCGGGCGCACCGCCCGCCACAGTGTGTTGCGCCGGACAAGGGGGACGCATGGCAAGGCTGCATCTTGGACAGATCCTGAGCTTCGACGGCTCGCCCTTCGAGGAGGGCCACGATGCCGTCTGGCATGAGCGCCATGGCGGCATGGTGGTCGAGGGCGGCAGGATCCTCGCGCTCGGGCCGGCGGAGGCGATGCGCGCCGCCCATCCCGGCGCCACGGTGGTGGATCATGGCGACGGGCTGCTGCTGCCCGGCTTTGTCGACGCGCATGCGCATTACCCGCAGACCGGCATGATCGCGAGCTGGGGCAAGCGGCTGATCGACTGGCTGAACCATTACACCTTCCCCGAGGAGATGCGCTTTGCCGATCCCGCCTATGCGCGCGAGGTGGCGGGGCGCTATCTCGACCTGCTGCTGGCGCATGGCACCACCTCGGTCTGTTCCTATTGCACGATCCATCCCGGCTCGGTCGATGCGCTTTTCGAAGCCGCCGAGGCGCGCGGCATGCGGATCTTTGCCGGCAAGACCTGCATGGACCGCGACACCGCGCCCGAGGGGCTGCGTGACACCGCGCAATCGGCCTATGACGACAGCAAGGCGCTGCTGGCACGCTGGCACGGGGTTGGCCGCGCGTCCTACGTGATCACGCCGCGCTTTTCGCCGACCTCCACCGTGGCACAGCTCGAGGCGCTGGGGGCGCTCTGGGCGGAGCATCCGGATTGCCTGATGCAGACGCATCTGTCTGAGCAGACCGACGAAATCGCCTGGGTGAAATCGCTCTACCCGGAGGCGCGCGATTATCTCGACACCTATGAACGCTACGGGCTGCTGGGCGCAGGCGGGCTCTACGGGCACGCGATCCATCTGGAGCCGCGCGAGCGCGACCGGCTGCGCGAGACGGGCGCGGCGCTGGTGCATTGCCCGACCTCGAACACCTTCATCGGCTCGGGCCTCTTCGACATGGAGGGGCTGACGCGCGAGGGCCAGGTGGTGGGGCTCGCCACGGATACCGGCGGCGGGTCGAGCTTTTCCATGCTGCGCACCATGGCGGCGGCCTATGAGATCGCGCAGTTGCGCCACCGGCCTTTGCATGCCTCGGAGCTCATCTGGCTGGCCACGCAGGGCTCGGCCCGGGCGCTGCATGTCGCGGACCGGATCGGCAACCTGGCGCCCGGGATGGAGGCGGATTTCATCGTGCTCGATCTGGCGTCGACCCCGGCCATCGCGCAGCGCAGCGCCCGGGCCGGGGATATCTGGGAGGCGCTGTTTCCGACCATCATGATGGGCGACGACCGCGCCATCGCCGAGACCTGGGTGGCCGGCACGCGGGTGTGAATGCCGGGTTGTGACGGTGTGCCCGCCCTGCGGTTGAGCGTTGCGCCGGCGCGGAATCAAGGCGCACCGCGCCGCCGCGCCATCGCCGGCCCGTCCCCCGGGCTGGCGATTTGGTGACGTCAACGCCGCATGTCGAGGTCTTTCGGATTTGGCCGGGGTAAATCGAGAGGTTCTCAAGGCAGGTCGCCAACCCACGGGCCGGCGATGGCGCGGCTTACCGCAGGGCGGGCAAATCTGCCCACCGCATCCGCGCCCTATCTCCGGCGCGCAACCAGCAGCACCCAATATTGCCCGGACCTCCCAATGCCGTAGTCGGTGACCTCGCGCAGGCGCAACGTCTTGCGGTGCGAGGGCGACTCGTCCCAGCCCTCCAGCACCGTGGCAAAGCCGCGCGCCGTCCAGCCGGCGTTTTCCGCCACCCGCGCTGCGTCATAGCCCTGCGCGCGCACCCGGTCGAGGATCGAACTGCCATCCGAGCCCACATGCCCCACCATACCGGTGCGTGCCATGTCGCTTGCATGAGCCTCGGCGGCGGCGACGAGCTGCGGCGTGCGCGACAGGCGCGGCAGCCCATGCGCCGCGCGATAGTCGTTGACCGCACGGTCCGGATCGACCGGCGCGTCCGGCGACCCGCCGAGCTCACCGTATTTGTAATAGAGCGGCGTGCCATCAGCGGCGGCGGCTGTCTGCGCCGGCGCCGCCACCCCCTGCCCGTCCTCGCGCAGATCGATCTCCGCACAGGCGGCCAGACCGAGACAGAGCAGCGGCAAGGCGCCTTTCAGAGCGAACCCCGGCAGGCCGCTCATCGCGGCCGACCGACCACCAGCGCCCAGTAGTCGCCGGACTGTGCCAGCCCGTATTGCGTCACATCCCGCAGCAGCATGTTCTTGCGGTGCGGCGGCGAAGCGATCCACAGCTCCATCACACGGTCGGCGCCACGTCCGGTCTCGGCGATGTTCTCGGCCACCCGGCGAAAGCGATAGCCCTGCCGCTTCACCCTGTCGCCGACGCTGCTGCCGTCCGAGCCGGTATGGGTCATATCGCCCATGCGCGCCATATCCCGCGCATGCGCCTCCGCGGCGCGCTGCAAGGCCGCCGAGCGGGTCAGCCCGGGCAGCCCGTTGGCGGCGCGATAGGCGTTCAGTGAGGGTGTCGCGGCCTGCACCGCCGCCCCCTGGCTCGCCACCGCCGTCGGCGTCGGCGCCTGTTCCGGCACCGCCGACATGCAGCCGGAGACCAGCACGGCCAGCCCGATCAGTACTCCTCGCATGGCGCTCATCCTCTTTACCATGTTCCCTCTCTTTACCATGTTCCGTTCAAACCACGAGCGCGCGGGCCAGCGCCTCCTGCCGCGCCAGCGTCGCGCCAAGATCAATCGTCATGAGCCGCCCGTCGCGCACCACCTGCCGCCCCTCGACAAAGAGATGCCGCACCCGCTGCGGGCCGGCCAGCAGCAGCGCCGCCTTGTCCCAGCTGCCGGCACTGTCAATGCCGGTGACATCCCAAAGCGCCAGATCGGCGCGCTTGCCAGGCGCGATATGGCCGCAATCGTGGCGGCCCAGCACCTCGGCGCCGCCGCGCGTGGCAAGCCGCAGCGCCTCGCGCGCGCTCATTGCATCGGCGCCGCGCGTCACCCGCTGCAACAGCATCGCCTGGCGCGCCTCGGCCATCAGGTTCGAGCTGTCATTGCTGGCCGACCCGTCGACCCCCAGCCCCACCGGCACGCCCGCATCCACCATCGCCCGCACCGGCGCGATGCCCGAGCCGAGCCGGCAGTTCGAACAGGGGCAATGCGCCACCCCGGTTCGGGATTGTGCAAAAAGATCAATCTCCTGCCCGTCGAGCTTCACGCAGTGCGCGTGCCAGACATCGGGGCCGGTCCAGCCAAGCTCCTCGGCATATTGCCCGGGCCGGCAACCGAACTGCGCCTCGGAATAGGCGATGTCCTCATCGTTCTCGGCCAGATGGGTGTGCAGCATCACCCCCTTGTCGCGCGCCAGAAGCGCCGCGTCGCGCATCAGCTCACGGCTCACCGAGAAGGGCGAACAGGGCGCAACGCCGACACGGATCATGGCGCCCTCGGACGGGTCGTGAAAGGCGTCGATGACGCGGATGCAATCGTCAAGGATCGCCGCCTCATCCTCCACCAGCGCATCCGGCGGCAGGCCTCCCTCGCTCTCGCCAATGCTCATCGCGCCGCGTGTGGCGTGAAAGCGCAGCCCGATCTCCAGCGCCGCGTCGATCGTGTCGTCGAGTCGCGCGCCGTTGGGGTAGAGGTAGAGATGGTCCGAGGTCAGCGTACAGCCGGAAAGCGCCAGCTCGGCCAGCCCGGTCAGCGCCGAGATCCGCATCTCCTCCGGCCCGAACCGCGCCCAGATCGGGTACAGCGTCTGGAGCCAGCCGAAGAGCAGCGCATCCTGCCCACCGGGCACCGCGCGGGTCAGCGTCTGGTAAAGATGGTGATGGGTATTCACCAGCCCCGGGGTCACGACGCAGCCGCCCGCTTCGACGATCTCGCCCTGCGTCGCCAGCCCCTGCCCGATCTCCGCGATCAAGCCGCCGCGTATCAGGATATCGGCGCCAGCCAGTTCGCGGCCTTCATCGTCCATGGTCAGCACGCTATGGGCGTTGCGGATCAGGATTTCCGGCATAGCAAGGGCTCCGTTGACGTCGTCGTCAGCGTGACCGCTCGGGCCACGAAAGGAAAGCCCCGGAGGCTGCACATGGCAGCGAAAATCGCCCCATTGCCCGGCAGATGACAAACCCCGCATGGGGCGGGCAATCCTGCCCGCTGCGTGTCAGGTGCCGTTGAGCACCGCGAGCGCCTCTGCGTGCAGCTCGGCATTCGCCGCCGCCAGCGCCCGCCCGCCCTCATGGACAGGCCCGCCCTCCCAGTTGGTGACGATGCCGCCCGCCGCCTCGATCACCGCAATCGGTGCCTGGATGTCATAG
The window above is part of the Salipiger abyssi genome. Proteins encoded here:
- a CDS encoding alkane 1-monooxygenase; this encodes MARFVIATLGMVGALGLALWLGGLWTLLALLYITVFTFFLDRIAALAAPDRPDSEFPAGDGLAALLGLVHFPLLYAGVWAVAGAGGQSAAERVALFFALALFFGQVSNSNAHELIHRGSRRLHRLGVAVYCSLLFGHHVSAHLRVHHIHAATPQDPNSAPLGQSYYAFAPRAWIGSFRAGLRAETARRARTGKARGWHPYLTYAAGAALSLALAALVAGWAGLLALLGLAAYAQAQLLLSDYVQHYGLRRRARGAGRYEPVGPQHSWNAPHGFSSALTLNAPRHSDHHAHPARPYPGLELDRAEMPILPQSLPVMAVLALLPPVWRRLMDRRARRWQAETL
- the xseA gene encoding exodeoxyribonuclease VII large subunit produces the protein MDLLDDDSGNTPEFSVSELSGAVKRVIEGEFGFVRVRGEVGRVSRPRSGHIYLDLKDDRSVISGVAWKGVAARFETQPEEGMEVIATGRLTTFPGQSKYQIVIEDIRPAGLGALMAMLEKRKAQLQAEGLFAPERKRPLPYLPEIIGVVTSPSGAVIRDILHRLRERFPRKVLIWPVAVQGKSCAPEVARAIEGFNALTPGGAMPRPDLLIVARGGGSVEDLWGFNEEIVARAAAASEIPLISAVGHETDTTLIDYVSDRRAPTPTAAAEIAVPVRMELLSWTGEAGSRMTRAMGQRIELRGQRLRDLSRALPRAETLLDTPRQRLDLLADRLPRGLIRGTEQRRVALSDVAGALRPSLLTRVIAHGRESLGRRTDRLSLRPITREIALGRDRLDALSARLGEAGLRRIDSPRQRLDGLSRLLETLSYKGTLARGYAVVRSGEGHILTRKTEAQDAAGLEIEFADGRLALGGAAPRPKRKAKEAPEQGSLF
- the purD gene encoding phosphoribosylamine--glycine ligase, which encodes MNILILGGGGREHALAWAVMQNPKCDKLIVAPGNAGIAQIAECAKLDIEDGGAVVEFAGENAIDLVIVGPEAPLAAGVADALRDAGFPVFGPSQEAARLEASKSFTKEICDAAGAPTAGYGHFTDAESAKAHVRAEGAPIVVKADGLAAGKGVIIAETVAEAEAAIDDMFGGAFGGAGAEVVIEEFMTGEEASFFLLVDGEDVLPIGTAQDHKRVGEGDTGLNTGGMGAYSPAPVLSDAVAQKALDEIIKPTMAEMVKRGTPYSGVLYAGLMIEDGQPRLVEYNVRFGDPECQVLMMRLGAQALDLIQACAEGRLADAQVNWAEDHAMTVVLAAKGYPGSYEKGTVIGGLGALTEDSFHQMFHAGTSEQDGKVVATGGRVLNATARGATLAEAAERAYALVDAVDWPEGFCRRDIGWRAL
- the dps gene encoding DNA starvation/stationary phase protection protein Dps; translated protein: MPQNFVPFLNENARNEMIGLLNDRLADTIDLGNAVKQAHWNLRGTGFIGVHEMLDDVADHLREGSDMMAERVSMMGGFARGSSQTVAEKTTLEPYPTEIVALEDHVQALVSRFNAYTTKLREAVNAAGEAGDEDSADLFTEVSRTAEKDAWFIGSNSAKAA
- a CDS encoding 5-formyltetrahydrofolate cyclo-ligase; this encodes MSADPLAGAKQAARKAGFARRKEAHAADPGTGAGRLSELLAGHRGVSLAGYMPIRTEIDPLPAMAEACAYGPVSVPVITGPGEPLRFALWEPDMPLVDGPFGARIPAAPVYVTPEILIVPLVAFTRAGGRLGYGGGFYDRTLALLRGQGAALAIGFAYAAQEAEALPFDPYDQPLDLIVTEREVISPRISEPPRL
- the mgtE gene encoding magnesium transporter yields the protein MTEETEQAVPDEERDEDDAYSLQRKDVAAILYAVDIGDREKLVALMEPLHAADIADLLEQINAFDRMRLIKLYGKEFDGDILSELDESIREEVINALHPEVLAEAVRELESDDVVDLLEDLDEAQQEAILEVLDNSDRVAVEKSLTYPEFSAGRLMQREVVMAPEHWNVGEAIDYLRNTEDLPEQFYHIVLVDPKLRPVGNVTLGRLMASRREVLLRSLISETFHVIPVTRDEGEVAYAFNQYHLISAPVVDENERLVGVITIDDAMAVLDEEHEEDILRLAGVGEESRLSDTVLETTKQRFPWLAVNLLTAVLASLVIAQFETAIAQVVALAVLMPIVASMGGNAGTQALTVAVRALATKDLTGSNVWRVIRREVMVGLVNGLVFALVMGLVGLFWFGSAQLGGVIAAAMVINLVVAGLAGIVIPVVLERLKVDPALASGAFVTTVTDVVGFFAFLGLAVLVLL
- the guaD gene encoding guanine deaminase, coding for MARLHLGQILSFDGSPFEEGHDAVWHERHGGMVVEGGRILALGPAEAMRAAHPGATVVDHGDGLLLPGFVDAHAHYPQTGMIASWGKRLIDWLNHYTFPEEMRFADPAYAREVAGRYLDLLLAHGTTSVCSYCTIHPGSVDALFEAAEARGMRIFAGKTCMDRDTAPEGLRDTAQSAYDDSKALLARWHGVGRASYVITPRFSPTSTVAQLEALGALWAEHPDCLMQTHLSEQTDEIAWVKSLYPEARDYLDTYERYGLLGAGGLYGHAIHLEPRERDRLRETGAALVHCPTSNTFIGSGLFDMEGLTREGQVVGLATDTGGGSSFSMLRTMAAAYEIAQLRHRPLHASELIWLATQGSARALHVADRIGNLAPGMEADFIVLDLASTPAIAQRSARAGDIWEALFPTIMMGDDRAIAETWVAGTRV